CACGGATCAGCTTGTATCGCAAAGCCACACAGGGGAGatctttcctctttgggtacctcttttttctctccctctgtctctctcttctcacctgtgtgtgtatgtgtgtgtgctAACGGATAGTGGTGGAAGTACGCTACTGGCAAAGTTGGCGTTGGGTAGATGCGTAGAAGCTCACGATCgagcagcaccaccaccatctgGAGAAAGCACGTGCGAGAATGGAAAAAACGCCTAGGACAAAGACAGCAACAGGGGTCGCGATCGTTGAATGCGGGGAGTGGGGAcgagaaagggggagaggagggggggagggaggaaagacCTGCGCGATTTTGTCCTCATCGCATGTCAGTTGTGCATCTACTGGCCTGAacttggatggtggtggtgcaaGAAACCTGGATGCTTCTCTGGGGGCGGTGGAGAAGCAAAATGGCACCACAGTGCCACACTAACCTCCTCCCGAGCTCCTCTCCGATGATCCCTTCCAGAGTACCCACGGTCCAGTCCCTCAGCGatgagagagaaggagacagATAGAGAGAGTCGAGACCTGCAGGACAGGCGTCGCGCAAGACTGTCAGACGGTCAGACTACCAAGTTATACAGCCGCAGACTGCAGTCGGCATGCGACGCTAGACCCGAACAAGCCTGCGTCTCCGCAGTCTTCAACGGATAAGTCCATGGAAGACTGGATAGAATGCATGGAATCATCACCATGATTGGATACACGAGGTGGCTGGTTACGCCCCACGCTAGTCCGGAAGGGTGTCAGAATCCAATCAGCACGGGTCGTCGTTGATCCGCTAGAAGCTCCAGAGAGTTCCATTTTCTAAATGGGTGGAAGATGCCGATGCGATCACATCTGCGTCGGGAAGCCGAAGGATGGGGAGACTGGTGCACGAGAGTCCACGCCATGCACACACAGCGCACTGTGCATGGGCATGGACATTCTTAGCATCAGCTCGGATGGCCGGGAGTGCTGGCGAACAGGGCGACCTGTTTGACCTCATCATCGACCTGAGAGGGTCGACCCGAAGTGGTTTTGATCCACGCGAGGGTCATCTCTCGAGTtcgttttggggggggggaggcgATGGGCCCTCTACGAGCATTGTCTACTCCCAGTACGAAGAGCTCGGCTACAAGTGCATGTCAAATCCATCAACGAGGACAAAGACAGAATACGCAGCAAATCACATCGAAGCGGAAGTGGGCCTCTAGGTTGGATCGCATTTGTGAATTTGGACCTAAAAGTCATGGTAGTCGAGGGATGATGAcatctctttctcgtccGAAGAGGGACCAGTTGACAACCACTTTCACGAACAGGAAATGATCTCCCTCGCCGTCTCCGCTCGTCAGAGCTTGTGGACGCGAGAGTCGAGGGCTGCCGACTTTTGTCAGAATTGCTAATTCCCCATCTCCCAAGGTTCCGATAAAACCGGATTCCCTCTAGATACCAGCGATGGACTCAACCCGTTTCATTCAATtgtccctccccccctccccgccacactcacacacacagagGGAGGGAGATGAATGAGAACTAGGCCACTGCTACATCGATGCACATGCCGATTCCTTACAAGTCTACACACAGCACCGACCCGATGACGAATGAACTCTGAAAAGGCAGTACACCCCCCGGAAACTCTTGGAAACAACACAGGCGGCTCACCCTCTTCCCGCATTCCCCCAGCGATGTGACCCAGTGTGAAGACAAGCCGCATGCTGTTCCCCAGATTGTTTTTCCTCGGCTGAGACTGGTTGGTCCACTCGGTGGAAACTCTCCCCTCGGCAGCCGCCGGCCTTGGTCGCCTGCGCTGGTGGGTGTCCGCTAATTTGAAAACACTCACCGAGAAGGTATCGCTGGACCGAGCCCAGGCCGAGGCGTTCCTGTCCACCTGGAGTGGTCTGCACCACTCCTGTCATGCTGGAAAAGTGGAAGTGTGGGAGTATGGGCGGATTGGGGTGGCCGCCTTGGAGATGCTTACGCGAGAGTAATGGCGAGTCAGAAGACAAGGATATTACTAttgcttttccccctcctttggAGGGTTTGATGATGGCGTTGGTCTAATTTGATCAGCTCCGCCTGGATTGCCTGCCGTGCGGATCAACCTTGAATGGATATGGCCGCATCACAAAGTTGACTACTGCAACCATGTTTTGTCGGCTGTTCACTGTAAATGGATCTTTGTATATTTCTAGTATACAGTCTATACACCGTCAAGGGCATATTCTCCAGTCGACACACTCGACACTCGACAGGTCTCCACGGTCCATCCCCCACTGGTCGAGCCCCTGCATCGCTACCGAATCTGCGCCGTGAGCGTTTAGGACGAGATCCTTGGGTCTCTGATATCATTCTCACTTCCATGGATGGGCGTTCCATTGCTGCCAACACTACGTCGTGCACGATATACACTACTCGGTCCTTCCGCCGATGACCTATGGCCTAGCTTGTATTCAACACTAACCAGTGTTCACATTGCGTGGACTTGCCCTACACCATGACTATGACTGCCTTTGACTCACGGAGATTTGACCCCAGACAAATTGGAGAAATTCTCATATGATTGCCTCCGTCCCCGAGGGAAGGTGGTACCGCAGGATGGTCCGACAATTTCCACGACGACTACCACAGCGCCATGTCGGGGCGAGAGTCAGAGTGCCAGACAACGCCGAGTGAACAGGAATGGGGCAGTCCGCAATTCCATTCACTATTCACTACGCTCGCCGGGGTTCTTGAACACTTCCATCCCAGACTCTGACCGAAACGCCCTCCGGGTGGCGGATGGAGATTGTCTGAAAATAAGAGTGTCTTATATTTGATTCCGACCGGGGCAGATGGTCTCCTTTAAACGGTGACTGATTCCACCGCCTCCCGTACGGTGAAGGACCACCATCGTCACCTCGTATGgactcctcatcatcatccaccgaCTAGACGAGTCCTTGACGCATTTCCCGTGGTTGCTCGGTCGAATATGAATCAGCAACTCCACCAGCGGCCCTGCGGCCCTGCCGCCTCGGTCAATTATCGGACTATCGACCAATCCCATCGCATCTGCACCTCCCGACCCGAAAGGTGGCATTCGGGATGGAGTCCCCAGCTCGCTCTTCGATGCAGTTGATGAATCTCCCGTGGGTCCCACGTTCGGCTTGACGAACGAGGAGGGTAGAGGGGATTGAATCTATCGACAGTCCATCCTGGTCCGTCCCCCTTCCCAATCAACTCGGCTCGCATCGTCTCGCCGATGACCGATCAACTTGacccctcccctccctccccgcTGTGCCAGGCCGTGCCAGGCCGTGCCAGGCCCGTTGGACGGCGTTGCCTAACGGCTCCTTCACCCGATCAACTTGGCCCAGAGGACAACACTTCCCCCAGTCTTCTGCTTTCCCCTCGCTCTCCCGCTGTCTGTCTGCCCTCTCTTGTGGGGACTCTCCAGCCGGACTCCAGTCAGAACGGTCCATGAAGAGGCAGGAGCCTACTGGAAGGCAGGAACGAGAGTGACTAATCCTGGCACGACGCACGGGTGCAAGCAGCCACCAAGACCCTGGCCTGGTCCCTGGCTCTCTCGACCGGATGCTCCGCTCGGACGCCGCGCACGGTGCAGTTGTACACACAATGACGATCTCTTCAAACCCCCCGCAATGCTGCTGTGGCAACTGGTTCCCTTCTGCAGTACTGACTTGCTGAATACTGTAGTGAGTAGGGAGGGTGCACTACTACACTAGTGTGTACACAAACACACGAACGGGGAGACTCTCTGGACCCTAGTGACGAGGGTTTGCGCCAAGCCTGCTAAGCTTGGACGGCGACTGCTCTGATCCCCGCAAACGTATCCGGTGGCCCTTGGAATGTTGGTCTCGATGGCGTGGGAATGCTCATTGCGACTCCGCTATGAACGGGGATTCAACGGAGATTCTGGACCACCGTTCTGGTAGGAAATGCGgtggtttctttctttttctgaggGGGGTTTCCCCGTCTGGTAGTTGCAAACCCCCACGAAGCGGAACCAGGTCTGATGATAGTTTGCGCTGGGGACTGTAAAAATGGAAATGAACCAAGGTGTAACATCATCGTGGTGTATCCGCGACCGATCGACACGATCGTGGTCGACCCCATCCAATTCTATAAGAAGAGGGACCTAGGACGCCGGAcggaaaggggaaaaaaagagcctAGCAGACGTGAGAAAACTACGGCCCATCCACGATTCGTGTGATCGCAATGGTTGGTCTTTCGCGTGTGTTGGCCAGCTCATGGCTGTTGCCCGCGGTGTACGGGGCGACGCAGATATCCACGTCGGCGTATGTTCAAACCACCCTGCCCGCCAGTGTCGATAATGGTGAGAACTTGTTAGCCAACATTGATGACCCCAACGCGATCAATGCTCAGTCCGCGTGTCCGGGTTATCGCGCCACGGACGTCAAGACCTCGACGCGAGGGTTGACGGCGACATTGAAGTTGGCTGGTAAGGCTTGCAACGCCTACGGTGACGATGTGGAAACGCTTGACTTTACGTTGGAGTATCAGTCGGCCTCGCGCGTGAACATCCAGATCACGCCCTCCTACGTCGATGCCACCAACGCGTCGTGGTATCAGCTCTCCGAGGACGTGGTTCCGCGTcccaaggccgagaaggatgCCAGCGCCAAGGATAGCCAGCTCGATGTGACCTGGACCAATGAACCGTCCTTTGGCTTCAAGGTGGCCCGCAAGGCCACCGGAGAtgtcctattcgatacgacGGGCTCAACGCTGGTGTACGAGAATCAGTTCATTGAGTTTGTCACCGGGTTGCCCCAGGACTACAACTTGTATGGTCTGGGTGAGCACATTCAGCAATTGCGTCTGCTGAAGAATGCTACTCTGACTCTCTATGCCGCTGATACGGGTGATCCGATCGACCAGTAAGTGCAATTGGGATGGAACCATGGTGCACAGAGATTCTTCCGAGTGCTGACTTTgcgcctctctctctcttcctcgcaGAAACACCTACGGATCGCACGCCTTCTACTTGGACACTCGCTACTACGAGGTcaacggtcacggtcaccACACTCTGATCTCCAGCGACCAGGCCAAAGCCCACAAGAACTACGCTTCATACTCTCATGGCGTCTTCCTGCGCAATGCCCACGGCCAGGAGGTCCTTCTCGGCGATGAGAAGCTCACCTGGCGCACTCTGGGCGGAAGCATTGACTTGACCTTCTACGCCGGACCGACCCAGCGAGAGGTGACCAAGGACTACCAGCTGAGCACCATTGGCCTGCCCGCCATGCAGCAGTACTTTACCTTTGGTTATCACCAGTGCCGCTGGGGCTATTCCAACTGGTCTCAGGTGGCCGAGGTCGTTGCCAACTTTCAAAAGTTTGAGATTCCTCTGGAGAATATCTGGTACGTCGAGGAGAGAAGATACTCTTCCCTGTTGATGGGCCAATTTGCTGATGCGTTGTGGACAGGAACGACATTGACTACATGAAGGGTTATCGGGACTTTGAGAATGACCCAGAGCGCTTCGCTTACGACGAGGGTGCCGAGCTTCTGGACAAGCTGCACAAGAGCGGCATTCACTACATTCCTATCGTGGACTCGGCTCTCTATATCCCCAACCCGGACAACTCTTCTGATGCGTAAGTGTCTTCCTGCCTATTTGCCTTTGGTGGCATCACGCAAAAGccgttttcccccctcctccctccccccccccccccccccattttcTCTCATTTCCGACTGGCGGCTAACTTGATATCAAGTTACGACACCTATACACGCGGTGCGGAGATGGATGTCTTCCTGAAGAACCCCGACGGTAGCACCTACATCGGTGCCGTCTGGCCCGGTTACACTGTCTTTCCCGACTGGCACAGCCCAACTCTACCGAGTTTTGGTCCAACGAGCTGGTCGAGTGGCACGGCAAGGTTGCCTTTGACGGTATCTGGATTGACATGAGCGAAGTTTCCTCTTTTCTGGTCGGCAGCTGTGGTACTGGCAAGCTCAGCCAGAATCCCGTTCAccctcccttctctctgCCCGGCGAGCCTGGAAACGTCCTCTTCGACTACCCCGAGGCTTCAACATCACCAACGCCACCGAGgctgcctctgcctctgccgGAGCGGCCAGCCAGGCCTCTGCGGCTGCTAGTTCGGCCGGCACTGCATCCGCCACGACTACGCCGTACTTGCACACCACCCCGACCCCGGGCGCGCAACGTCAATCATCCTCCCTATGTGATCAATCACGCACAGACCGGCCACGATCTCGCCGTGCATGCCGTCTCCCCTAACGCGACTCACCACGATGGTGTGCAAGAGTACGATGTTCACAACCTCTTTGGCCACTCGATCCTCCGTGCCACCTACGAGGGTCTTCTCAAGGTCTTCCCCAGCAAGCGTCCATTCATCATCGGCCGCTCCACCTTTGCCGGAACCGGTAAATGGGCTGGTCACTGGGGCGGTGACAATGCCTCCAAGTGGGCCTACatgttcttctccatcccccAGGCACTCCAGTTCTCTCTCTTCGGTATCCCCATGTTCGGTGTCGACACCTGCGGCTTCAACGGCAACACCGACGAGGAGCTTTGCAGCCGCTGGATGCAGTTGTCcgccttcttccccttctaCCGCAATCACAATGTGCTCTCTGCGATCAGCCAGGAGCCATATCAGTGGGCTTCCGTCACCGAGGCCTCCAAGGCTGCCATGAAGATTCGTTACGCCCTTCTGCCGTACATGTACACTTTGTTCCAGCAGGCGCACACCACTGGATCCACCGTCATGCGTGCCCTGGCCTGGGAGTTCCCCAATGACCCTACTCTGGCGGCGGTCGACACTCAGTTCCTTCTGGGACCCTCTCTCATGGTGGTTCCTGTGCTGGCTCCCCAGGCGGATTCCGTCAAGGGTGTCTTCCCCGGCGTCAAGCACGGCGAGGTTTGGTACGACTGGTACACTCAGACCACCGTCGAGGCCCAGCCCTACGTCAACACCACCATCCCCGCTCCACTAGGTCACATCCCCGTCTTTGTCCGCGGTAACTCGATCTTGCCCATGCAGGAGCCTGCTCTGACCACCCGCGATGCCCGCAACACCCCTGGACTCTGC
The window above is part of the Penicillium oxalicum strain HP7-1 chromosome VI, whole genome shotgun sequence genome. Proteins encoded here:
- a CDS encoding Alpha-glucosidase, coding for MVGLSRVLASSWLLPAVYGATQISTSAYVQTTLPASVDNGENLLANIDDPNAINAQSACPGYRATDVKTSTRGLTATLKLAGKACNAYGDDVETLDFTLEYQSASRVNIQITPSYVDATNASWYQLSEDVVPRPKAEKDASAKDSQLDVTWTNEPSFGFKVARKATGDVLFDTTGSTLVYENQFIEFVTGLPQDYNLYGLGEHIQQLRLLKNATLTLYAADTGDPIDQNTYGSHAFYLDTRYYEVNGHGHHTLISSDQAKAHKNYASYSHGVFLRNAHGQEVLLGDEKLTWRTLGGSIDLTFYAGPTQREVTKDYQLSTIGLPAMQQYFTFGYHQCRWGYSNWSQVAEVVANFQKFEIPLENIWNDIDYMKGYRDFENDPERFAYDEGAELLDKLHKSGIHYIPIVDSALYIPNPDNSSDAYDTYTRGAEMDVFLKNPDGSTYIGAPNSTEFWSNELVEWHGKVAFDGIWIDMSEVSSFLVGSCGTGKLSQNPVHPPFSLPGEPGNVLFDYPEASTSPTPPRLPLPLPERPARPLRLLVRPALHPPRLRRTCTPPRPRARNVNHPPYVINHAQTGHDLAVHAVSPNATHHDGVQEYDVHNLFGHSILRATYEGLLKVFPSKRPFIIGRSTFAGTGKWAGHWGGDNASKWAYMFFSIPQALQFSLFGIPMFGVDTCGFNGNTDEELCSRWMQLSAFFPFYRNHNVLSAISQEPYQWASVTEASKAAMKIRYALLPYMYTLFQQAHTTGSTVMRALAWEFPNDPTLAAVDTQFLLGPSLMVVPVLAPQADSVKGVFPGVKHGEVWYDWYTQTTVEAQPYVNTTIPAPLGACSDHPRCPQHPWTLLTALGEKGEATGELYLDDGESLQPNATLTVTFKATKSSLHAEPCGNWREKNPLAKVDILGVTHKPHAVTLNDIAIPASSVHYNSTSNVLSVTGLEKLTTKGAFASSWVMKW